TATTAGAACAACTAGATTGTTTCAATGATCAATGTAATATTCCTGTGTTACGAGTCACAAATTTTCTGGAGAATTTTATCTCGATTAAGGTTGTGAAGAATGATAAATTTCACGGTACATGGATGATAGGTCCCTCTACCTTTACAGAAGTGGAGGACGAAACGATATTCGGGATAATAAACGACTTTCAGGTTAAAACACGAAAGGATGCTGTAAAAAAATACTATCGTTCATTACCAGTTATTAATAAACTCACTCTGTTACACGCTGGTCTCTTAGCTACTTATCTAATGTATTCAAAAAGGCTCTCCGTGTCAGACGTCATTCAAAAAAATAGTTTTCTTAATACTAAAGCTTGGAGAGATACGGATCCTGATTTACTTGTTTCAAAAAGCAGACAGGATATTTCCTTCCATGCTTCGTACGAATGGGAAAGAGCAATGTTCGAATGTATTAGGGAAGGGAGGATAGAGGGGCTAACAGAGAAATTATCGGTCAATGAATTGGACGGCAAAGCTGGTGTTCTCTCAAAGAAAAGTTATCTAAGAAACGAAAAAAATCTAGCGATAGCCTGCATTACCCTCGCAACAAGATATGCCATGGATGGAGGACTACAACCAGAAATAGCATATACAATGAGTGATCTGTATATTCAATCTATAGAGGAAATAAAGAATGTAGCAGAGATTCAATCATTTGTGAATGAAGCATTGTATGACTTTGCTAATCGAGTAAATAAGGTGAAGCATCATAAATATTCCAAGCC
The sequence above is drawn from the Litoribacterium kuwaitense genome and encodes:
- a CDS encoding helix-turn-helix domain-containing protein, with amino-acid sequence MSMRFDKGDMEYFCKLIYETIHIPVFYINKDLEVVTGFPATLETNPIYPTIYELLEQLDCFNDQCNIPVLRVTNFLENFISIKVVKNDKFHGTWMIGPSTFTEVEDETIFGIINDFQVKTRKDAVKKYYRSLPVINKLTLLHAGLLATYLMYSKRLSVSDVIQKNSFLNTKAWRDTDPDLLVSKSRQDISFHASYEWERAMFECIREGRIEGLTEKLSVNELDGKAGVLSKKSYLRNEKNLAIACITLATRYAMDGGLQPEIAYTMSDLYIQSIEEIKNVAEIQSFVNEALYDFANRVNKVKHHKYSKPINKCQSYIFKHLYEEITMVQLSTVVNMHQNYLSTLFKKEVGIPINEYIQKQKVEEAKKLLSHSDHSISEIYTWLNFHDQSHFTKVFKKYTGTTPKKYRMSPMGLDHRVAALVRHKDHNKNQFHN